Proteins found in one Fusarium keratoplasticum isolate Fu6.1 chromosome 12, whole genome shotgun sequence genomic segment:
- a CDS encoding Sulfatase domain-containing protein, producing the protein MCFFFSVSFVFGVFFVSVISSKLLHLWTHFSTVPTSAFILYLPTFFLFDLIAICIARLLLCQGRSPLAWGGCILGSLATLLAIGGSSSQLGFYAKTGGELEWRDATAYATSKEGLKVLMTGSWAVLASGLVLIIIACFAHGIFYRAIGSLLGSIGDDIASVYGYFKRLRFLRRGRYSALKNADTDLESTETFSLDGRSSHDHLDGRHGDPHAHAPEKPLTPRGKFMRLMSFIPSWVYKIIVSVFIAVALILRPAKPYDYMSITLPVSLLDVFKSEPDFCTEQRKLVDNPFPFPELITNSTWRDADGEFDKGWSPSWDPRWRSDASLAYENRTVDWLPETLPRGFFRWDPLRTKNGYYGSLGDKKDALSNKCPHIREHSPYYNPVNDPLKITNLDTEILPTLQEALGDGSVKIKHVMFILMESLRQEFWPLQQGSHIHNLILDASDEKDREAVNERLSQLSPHIEKLTGRPMGFTDANGKAYKTPEFKWHDTAKEGYGGVNVIGGYTAATMSTKSYCANHCGSYPMPVEKFDEADTDAYQPCIPQILELLNRAKENVSSDDDDFRDLQWRTALFEAEVEEYDRQEKFDAKLGFQHIITRRQLEEDWRFNKSDILYQKVNYFAYPEPVLMPYLREFIANTTANNQRMWMSHFTSTTHHAWDTPKDFPHQDYLPHGNMDNKWHGNFNKYINTIRYHDGWMAQLMNLLEETGIANETLVVFAGDHGHGFHEDFNKEGTYESAHVSNFRVPITFRHPNLPRVQYEANTTTISILPTILDLLVNSGSLNKKDTRIASDLVQDYEGQSLIRPYIKKQNDRRAWTFSVVNSGAGMIGITSADVPWRLTIPWTKVFEYRITNAITDPLELSPVSAWSSEQLVEDAKAAFGEEASAWVAEAVPIAQWWAYERQRLWRHHSLA; encoded by the exons AtgtgcttcttcttctccgtctcgtTCGTCTTTGGCGTTTTCTTCGTGTCGGTCATTTCCAGCAAGCTCCTTCACCTATGGACGCACTTCTCCACGGTCCCTACCTCGGCATTTATCCTGTATCTGCCGAcattcttcctcttcgaCCTGATAGCGATATGCATTGCGAGACTTCTTTTGTGCCAGGGGAGGAGTCCTCTGGCTTGGGGCGGCTGCATCCTCGGTAGCCTTGCGAC CCTTCTAGCCATCGGCGGTTCCTCGTCGCAACTTGGATTCTACGCAAAGACCGGAGGAGAGCTTGAGTGGCGTGACGCGACGGCGTACGCTACTAGCAAGGAGGGACTCAAGGTTTTGATGACGGGCAGCTGGGCTGTTTTGGCTTCGGGACTcgtgctcatcatcatcgcctgCTTCGCTCACGGCATCTTTTACCGAGCGATTGGATCCTTGCTGGGCTCAATCGGCGACGACATTGCCTCTG TCTACGGTTACTTCAAGCGACTGCGATTCTTGCGCCGCGGTCGATATTCCGCTCTTAAAAACGCCGACACCGACCTCGAATCGACCGAGACATTCTCCCTCGACGGGCGTTCCAGCCACGATCACCTCGACGGTCGTCACGGCGACCCCCACGCCCACGCCCCAGAGAAGCCTTTGACGCCACGAGGCAAGTTCATGAGGCTCATGTCCTTCATTCCATCCTGGGTCTACAAGATCATCGTGTCCGTCTTTATCGCCGTCGCCCTCATTCTGCGACCCGCCAAGCCCTACGATTACATGTCCATCACCCTCCCCGTGTCGCTGCTCGACGTCTTCAAGTCGGAACCCGATTTCTGCACCGAGCAGCGCAAGCTTGTCGACAACCCTTTCCCCTTCCCCGAGCTCATTACGAACTCTACCTGGAGAGATGCCGACGGTGAATTCGACAAGGGCTGGTCGCCGAGCTGGGACCCGCGCTGGCGCAGCGATGCTTCTCTGGCCTACGAGAACCGAACTGTTGACTGGCTTCCCGAGACTCTGCCCCGTGGTTTCTTTAGGTGGGATCCCTTGAGGACCAAGAATGGCTACTATGGATCTCTGGGTGATAAGAAGGATGCTCTCTCCAACAAGTGCCCTCATATCAGGGAGCACAGCCCTTATTACAACCCTGTCAACGATCCGTTGAAGATCACCAATCTTGATACCGAAATTCTCCCCACTCTGCAGGAGGCTCTCGGCGATGGGTCCGTTAAGATCAAGCACGTCATGTTTATCCTCATGGAGAGTTTGCGACAGGAATTCTGGCCCCTCCAGCAGGGCTCCCACATCCACAACCTGATCCTGGACGCCAGCGACGAGAAGGACCGAGAGGCTGTCAACGAGCGCCTGTCGCAACTGTCGCCGCACATCGAGAAGCTCACAGGACGACCCATGGGCTTCACCgatgccaatggcaaggcCTACAAGACCCCCGAGTTCAAGTGGCACGACACGGCAAAGGAAGGATATGGTGGCGTCAACGTCATCGGCGGCTACACCGCAGCCACGATGTCCACCAAGAGTTACTGCGCCAACCACTGTGGTTCCTATCCCATGCCCGTCGAGAAGTTTGACGAAGCCGACACCGACGCCTACCAGCCTTGTATCCCCCagatcctcgagctcctcaaccGCGCCAAGGAGAACGTATCCTCGGACGATGACGATTTCAGAGATCTGCAGTGGAGGACCGCCCtcttcgaggccgaggtggaggagtACGACCGACAGGAAAAGTTTGATGCCAAGCTGGGCTTCCAGCACATCATCACAAGGCGacagcttgaggaggattgGCGCTTCAACAAGTCGGACATTCTCTACCAGAAGGTCAACTATTTTGCCTACCCCGAGCCTGTCCTTATGCCGTACCTCCGCGAGTTCATCGCCAACACCACCGCCAACAACCAGCGCATGTGGATGTCTCACTTTACGAGCACCACCCACCATGCCTGGGATACACCCAAGGATTTCCCTCACCAGGACTACCTGCCCCATGGAAACATGGACAACAAGTGGCACGGTAACTTTAACAAGTACATCAACACCATTCGGTATCACGACGGTTGGATGGCTCAGCTTATGAACCTCCTCGAGGAGACGGGTATTGCCAACGAGACTCTTGTCGTCTTTGCCGGCGATCACGGCCATGGCTTCCACGAGGACTTTAACAAGGAGGGCACTTATGAGAGCGCCCACGTCAGCAATTTCCGCGTCCCCATCACTTTCCGCCATCCCAACCTCCCTCGGGTGCAGTACGAggccaacaccaccaccatctccatcttgcccaccatcctcgacctcctcgtcaacagcGGCTctctcaacaagaaggacaCCCGCATCGCCTCTGATCTCGTCCAGGATTATGAGGGCCAGTCTCTCATTCGGCCCTAtatcaagaagcagaatgACCGACGCGCATGGACCTTTTCCGTCGTCAACTCGGGCGCCGGCATGATCGGCATCACATCGGCCGACGTACCGTGGCGGTTGACCATTCCCTGGACAAAGGTGTTTGAGTACCGCATCACCAACGCCATCACAGATCCGCTAGAGCTCAGCCCTGTATCAGCGTGGTCGAGCGAGCAACTCGTCGAGGACGCTAAAGCGGCCTTTGGTGAGGAGGCCAGCGCGTGGGTGGCCGAGGCGGTACCCATAGCCCAATGGTGGGCATACGAGCGGCAACGACTCTGGCGGCATCACTCCCTGGCTTAA
- a CDS encoding Pyr-redox-2 domain-containing protein gives MKDIVILGAGLAAAPLIRQIMLKSVLQQDDFRLTVIAPNTHFHWPIAMPRVILPDYWSEHKVMFELYPFFKDYPPERFEFVLGAASSMDLEGKHITVALNRGGVDTVHYDTLVIATGSTAQDHVPWTVLGTTEETKEKLHALWDDIRRSETIVIAGGGPTGTETAGEIAYEYNGEKEVYFVYDDDLPLGPSTLHSVRKQVVKDLSKLKVNLLPKTRVAEVTKDGKDTILQLRRADGSFQTLRTQAYIPATGTKPNTAFAPKEILDNRGFIKQTKYLQVEDHTDIFVLGDAGNLESNREMYADSQCLHLIKNLPIYLSGGKMTPYKKNRKEMMAVTLGRKRATGQLGNIKILSLLLWYAKGRWMGTDYAYDLAAGRRSLSTVIEKRRR, from the coding sequence ATGAAGGACATCGTGATACTCGGCGCCGGTCTGGCAGCCGCACCCCTGATCCGCCAAATCATGCTCAAGTCAGTCTTGCAGCAGGATGACTTCAGATTGACCGTCATCGCACCCAACACACACTTTCACTGGCCTATTGCCATGCCTCGAGTCATTCTTCCCGACTACTGGTCTGAGCACAAGGTCATGTTTGAGCTTTACCCTTTCTTCAAGGATTATCCTCCTGAGAGGTTTGAGTTTGTTCTCGGAGCTGCCAGCAGTATGGATCTGGAGGGAAAGCATATCACAGTTGCTTTGAatcgaggaggagttgaCACGGTTCACTACGACACCCTTGTCATTGCGACTGGCTCGACTGCGCAGGACCATGTGCCGTGGACTGTCTTGGGCACGACGGAGGAGACTAAGGAGAAATTGCATGCTCTATGGGACGATATCAGAAGATCTGAGACGATTGTTATCGCAGGAGGCGGCCCAACCGGCACGGAGACAGCCGGAGAGATTGCGTACGAGTACAACGGTGAAAAGGAGGTATACTTTGTCTACGATGATGACCTCCCGCTTGGGCCGTCAACTCTTCATAGTGTGAGGAAACAAGTCGTCAAGGATCTGTCAAAGCTCAAAGTCAACCTCCTGCCCAAGACCCGCGTCGCGGAAGTCACCAAGGACGGCAAAGACACCATCCTCCAACTCCGCCGAGCTGACGGCAGCTTCCAGACTTTGAGAACTCAGGCCTACATCCCAGCTACCGGGACGAAACCAAACACAGCTTTTGCACCAAAGGAGATTTTGGATAACCGCGGTTTCATCAAACAGACGAAGTATCTTCAAGTCGAGGATCACACCGATATTTTTGTACTTGGCGACGCTGGGAATTTGGAGAGCAACAGAGAAATGTACGCCGACTCTCAGTGCCTACACCTCATAAAGAACCTCCCTATATACCTCAGTGGGGGCAAGATGACACCGTACAAAAAGAACCggaaggagatgatggccgtCACGCTTGGAAGGAAACGAGCTACGGGGCAGCTGGGAAACATCAAGATATTGAGTCTGTTGCTGTGGTATGCTAAGGGACGATGGATGGGTACGGATTATGCATATGATCTCGCGGCTGGGAGAAGATCCTTGTCAACGGTAATAGAGAAGCGGAGGCGGTAG